Proteins from a genomic interval of Arvicola amphibius chromosome 17, mArvAmp1.2, whole genome shotgun sequence:
- the LOC119803394 gene encoding olfactory receptor 6C1 translates to MRNHTETTEFILLGLSDDPKIQVVIFIFLFITYTLSITGNLTIITLTLVDSQLQTPMYFFLRNFSILEVSFTTVTIPKFLGTIISGDKTISFNNCIAQLFFFILLGVTEFYLLAAMSYDRYVAICKPLHYLTIMSQKVCTMLVFVCWLVSFLIIFPALMLVIQLDYCGSNIIDHYTCDYFPLLQLSCSDTKFLEKMGFFCAVFTLMFTLTLIFLSYTYIIRTIVKIPSASQRTKAFSTCSSHMIVISISYGSCIFMYIKPSASDRASLTKGVAVLNTSVAPMLNPFIYSLRNEQVKQAFMNMAKRMVFFTST, encoded by the coding sequence ATGAGAAACCATACGGAAACCACAGAGTTTATTCTTCTGGGGTTATCAGATGACCCTAAGATCCAGGTTGTGatcttcatctttctcttcatCACCTACACACTTAGCATCACAGGGAACTTGACCATCATCACGCTCACCCTGGTGGATTCCCAGCTACAGACccccatgtatttcttcctcaGGAATTTCTCTATATTGGAAGTGTCCTTCACAACTGTCACTATACCCAAGTTCTTGGGCACCATAATCTCAGGGGATAAAACCATTTCCTTCAACAACTGCATagctcaattattttttttcatacttttgGGAGTCACTGAATTTTACCTTCTGGCTGCCATGTCCTATGATCGTTACGTTGCCATCTGCAAGCCCCTGCATTACCTGACCATCATGAGTCAGAAAGTCTGCACAATGCTGGTCTTTGTCTGCTGGCTGGTCTCTTTCCTAATCATCTTTCCTGCACTCATGTTGGTGATACAACTTGATTACTGTGGATCCAATATCATTGATCACTATACCTGTGATTATTTCCCTCTGCTGCAACTTTCCTGTTCAGATACAAAATTCCTGGAGAAGATGGGCTTTTTCTGTGCTGTCTTTACCCTAATGTTCACTTTGACATTAATATTTCTGTCTTACACATATATCATCAGAACCATTGTGAAGATTCCTTCTGCTAGTCAGAGGACCAAGGCCTTTTCCACATGCTCTTCCCACATGATTGTCATCTCCATCTCTTATGGAAGCTGCATTTTTATGTACATTAAGCCCTCGGCATCAGATAGAGCATCTTTGACCAAGGGAGTTGCTGTGTTAAATACCTCAGTAGCCCCCATGCTAAACCCCTTCATTTATAGCCTGAGGAATGAGCAAGTCAAGCAAGCCTTTATGAACATGGCAAAGAGGATGGTGTTTTTCACAAGTACGTGA